One Anoplopoma fimbria isolate UVic2021 breed Golden Eagle Sablefish chromosome 2, Afim_UVic_2022, whole genome shotgun sequence DNA window includes the following coding sequences:
- the cart3 gene encoding cocaine- and amphetamine-regulated transcript protein-like — protein MLPSIRTMQTTSRMLSSALLCSLLLLLSRDAGAQTLLEPESEEELSPRALRDFYPKGPNLTSEKQLLGALQEVLEKLQAKRLPSWEKKFGQVPTCDVGEQCAVRKGARIGKMCDCPRGAFCNFFLLKCL, from the exons ATGCTGCCGAGCATCAGGACCATGCAGACCACCTCCAGGATGCTCAGCTCGGCGCTCCTCtgctcgctgctgctgctgctctccagaGACGCCGGAGCACAAACCCTGCTGGAGCCGGAGTCCGAGGAGGAGCTGAGCCCCAGAGCTCTGCGGGACTTCTACCCTAAAGGTCCCAACCTGACCAGTGAGAAGCAGCTG ctCGGAGCTCTGCAAGAAGTTCTGGAAAAGCTTCAAGCCAAACGACTCCCATCATGGGAAAAGAAATTTGGCCAAGTCCCAACG TGTGACGTCGGGGAGCAGTGCGCCGTGAGAAAAGGTGCACGGATCGGGAAGATGTGCGACTGTCCCCGGGGAGCTTTCTGCAACTTTTTCCTGCTGAAGTGCTTATga
- the cdkn2aip gene encoding CDKN2A-interacting protein translates to MASQEDTVSEYLEQNPQLAQWVPTLRTYCESEKQWAARREFILRNMEAFPSLEPGVSSSSLDKLLSLSVVWANHVFLGCSYPQAVMDKIKEMGEGIVVKDAPVRKTTKDGILSRGKRSATAEADAEGAVKRAKCGSNELDGRAAPWPGSQKSGPSPQAPAEHQPFFNRLYKAVAWKLVSAGGFGPNLDHFEILRSCVESCKETLTCVFVPLKDIEGLPAGRTQKEGHVCEIRCQSVYMGTGYGRDESAAKAMASKEALKVFQGRKVTVKICRRRFKGKDVEDLMLLDEQPRSQGFPPAISYPFEAEQQEEGSS, encoded by the exons ATGGCAAGCCAAGAGGACACTGTTTCAGAGTACCTGGAGCAGAACCCACAGCTGGCCCAGTGGGTCCCCACACTCAGGACCTACTGTGAGAGTGAGAAGCAGTGGGCTGCCCGCAGAGAGTTCATCCTCAGGAACATGGAGGCTTTCCCCTCACTGGAGCCCGGAGtgtccagcagcagcctggaCAAGCTGCTGTCTCTGTCCGTGGTCTGGGCCAATCACGTCTTCCTCGGCTGcag ctATCCACAGGCTGTGATGGACAAGATCAAGGAGATGGGAGAGGGGATCGTGGTCAAAGATGCTCCAGTTCGCAAAACGACAAAAGATGGGATTCTTTCCAGAGGAAAGCGGAGTGCCACAGCTG AGGCTGACGCTGAGGGCGCTGTGAAAAGAGCCAAATGTGGATCTAATGAGCTCGACGGCCGAGCTGCTCCGTGGCCCGGGAGTCAGAAGTCAGGACCTAGTCCACAGGCTCCAGCAGAGCACCAGCCCTTCTTCAACCGCCTGTACAAGGCCGTGGCCTGGAAGCTGGTGTCGGCGGGGGGCTTCGGTCCGAACCTGGACCATTTTGAAATTCTCCGCAGCTGCGTGGAGTCGTGCAAAGAGACCCTGACCTGCGTGTTTGTGCCGCTGAAGGACATCGAGGGCCTCCCCGCGGGACGCACGCAGAAGGAAGGCCACGTGTGCGAGATCCGCTGTCAGAGCGTCTACATGGGGACGGGGTACGGGCGGGACGAGTCCGCCGCCAAGGCCATGGCTTCCAAAGAGGCCCTCAAGGTCTTTCAGGGGCGAAAAGTGACAGTAAAGATCTGCAGGCGGAGGTTCAAAGGGAAAGACGTGGAGGACTTGATGTTGTTGGACGAACAGCCTCGGAGTCAGGGCTTCCCTCCCGCAATCAGCTACCCTTTTGAGGCCGAGCAGCAGGAAGAGGGTTCCTCGTAG
- the tubgcp4 gene encoding gamma-tubulin complex component 4: MIHELLLALSGYPGTIFTWNKRTGLQVSQDLPFLHPSETSVLNRLSKLGSDYIRFTEFIEQHTGHVHQQEHHTNQPNPTGLHGIYLRAFCTGLDSILQPYRQALLDLEQEFLGDPHLTISHVNYKLDQFQLLFPSVMVVVESIKSQKIHGCQILETVYKHSCGGLPPVRMALEKILAVCHGVMYKQLAAWMLHGLLLDQSEEFFVKQGPSAGGAAANQEEEEEDLGLGGLSGKQLRELQDLRLIEEENMLAPSLQQFSLRTEMLPCYIPIRVAEKILFVGESVQMFENHNHSPSRAGSILKHQEDLFAAELHRLKQQPLFSLVDFENMIDHIRSTVAEHLWTLMVEESDLLEQLKIIKDFYLLGRGELYQVFIDLAQHMLKTPPTAVTEHDVNVAFQQAAHKVLLDDDNLLPLLHLTVDYQGKDSKEATGPREGATPPQDTSPREAPPTGWAALGLTYKVQWPLHILFTPAILEKYNVVFRYLLSVRRVQSQLQHCWALQMQRKHLKSSQTVAVKWRLRNHMAFLIDNLQYYLQVDVLESQFSQLLQQINSTRDFESIRLAHDHFLSNLLAQSFILLKPVFHCLNEILELCQTFCSLVSQSVAPLDERGTAQLDILVKGFRRQSSLLFKILSSVRNHQINSDLAQLLLRLDYNKYYTQAGGTLGSV; this comes from the exons ATGATTCACGAGCTGCTGCTGGCGCTGAGCGGATATCCGGGGACGATATTCACGTGGAACAAACGGACGGGACTACAG GTGTCCCAGGACCTGCCCTTCCTTCATCCCAGTGAGACCAGTGTCCTCAACCGGCTTTCTAAATTGGGCTCCGATTACATCCGCTTCACAGAGTTTATAGAACAACACACCGGCCATGTGCATCAGCAG GAACATCACACGAACCAGCCCAACCCGACGGGACTTCATGGAATTTACTTGCGTGCTTTCTGCACAGGACTGGACTCTATCCTGCAGCCGTACAGACAGGCCCTGCTGGACCTCGAACAAGAG TTCCTTGGAGATCCACATCTGACGATATCTCATGTGAATTATAAGCTTGATCAG TTCCAGttgctgtttccctctgtgatgGTGGTGGTAGAGTCAATAAAATCACAGAAG ATCCACGGCTGTCAGATCCTGGAGACGGTGTACAAGCACAGCTGTGGGGGGCTTCCTCCCGTCCGCATGGCCTTAGAAAA GATTCTGGCTGTGTGCCACGGTGTGATGTACAAGCAGCTGGCGGCCTGGATGCTGCACGGACTGCTGCTGGACCAGAGCGAGGAGTTCTTCGTGAAGCAGGGCCCCAGcgcaggaggagctgctgccaaccaggaggaggaggaggaggacctggGGCTGGGAGGCTTGAGTGGGAAACAGCTCAGAGAACTGCAGGACCTG AGGCTGATCGAGGAGGAGAACATGCTGGCTCCGTCTCTGCAGCAGTTCTCCCTGAGAACAGAGATGCTTCCTTGTTACATCCCCATCAGAGTGGCTGAGAAGATCCTCTTCGTTGGGGAGTCCGTCCAGATGTTTGAAAACCACAACCACAGCCCGTCCAGAGCTG GCTCCATTCTGAAGCACCAGGAGGACTTGTTTGCTGCCGAGCTGCACCGACTCAAACAGCAGCCTCTTTTCAGCCTGgtggattttgaaaacatgatCGATCACATCAGGAGCACAGTGGCagag CATCTCTGGACCTTGATGGTGGAGGAGTCCGATCTGCTCGAACAGCTCAAG ATCATTAAGGACTTCTACCTGCTGGGTCGTGGCGAGCTCTACCAGGTTTTCATTGACCTCGCCCAGCACATGTTGAAGACGCCTCCCACAGCCGTCACTGAGCATG ACGTAAACGTGGCCTTTCAGCAGGCGGCTCATAAGGTGCTGCTGGACGACGACaacctgctgcctctgctgcacCTCACTGTGGACTACCAGGGCAAAGACAGCAAAG aGGCGACAGGCCCCAGAGAGGGAGCCACTCCTCCTCAGGACACCTCCCCCCGTGAGGCTCCTCCCACAGGCTGGGCGGCTCTCGGTCTCACCTACAAGGTCCAGTGGCCGCTGCACATCCTCTTCACTCCCGCCATCCTGGAGAA gtACAACGTTGTGTTCAGGTACCTGCTGAGCGTGCGGAGGGTGCAGTCTCAGCTGCAGCACTGCTGGGCTTTGCAAATGCAGAGGAAGCACCTCAAGTCCAGCCAGACGGTCGCCGTTAAGTGGAGACTACGCAACCACATGGCGTTCCTCATCGACAACCTGCAGTACTACTTACAG GTGGACGTGCTGGAGTCTCAGTTCTCTCAGCTGCTTCAGCAGATCAACTCCACCAGAGACTTTGAGAGCATCAGACTGGCCCACGACCACTTCCTCAGTAACCTGCTGGCCCAGTCCTTCATCCTCCTGAAGCCG GTGTTCCACTGTCTGAACGAGATCCTGGAGCTGTGCCAAACCTTCTGCTCTCTGGTCAGTCAGAGCGTGGCGCCGCTGGACGAGAGGGGAACCGCTCAGCTGGACATCCTGGTCAAG GGCTTTCGGCGTCAGTCCTCCTTGCTGTTTAAGATCCTCTCCAGCGTGAGGAACCATCAGATAAACTCCGATCTGGCTCAGCTGTTACTGAGACTGGACTACAACAAATACTACACCCAGGCTGGAGGCACTCTGGGCAG tGTTTGA